The region AAAAATAATTAAAAGCGATTTTGATTCAGCAATAACAAAAACACAAGAAGCCTTAAAAAACGAAGGCTTCGGTGTATTGTCTGAAATTAAAATCAATGAAAAACTAAAAGAAAAACTGGGTGTTGAATTCAGAAAATATACAATCCTGGGAGCATGTAACCCACCACTTGCTCATGAAGCGCTGCAAACTGAAAATAAAATTGGAACCATGCTTCCCTGTAATGTAATAGTGCAGGAAATTGGCGACAATGAAGTAGAGGTAGCAGCAATAGACCCATTTGCCTCAATGCAGGTTGTTGATAATGAGGAACTGTCAAGAATAGCTAAAGAGGTAAAAGAAAAACTCGATACAGTAATTGAAAATTTATAAAACAATATCTAATTCCTCCGTCATAAAGCGTGGCGGAGGAATTAAAAAAACTGTTTTCTGAATTCCTTTTCATCAATTATAATCGTTAAATTGGTGATTTTAACTTATAAATCTTCCATAAATGAAGCCTGATCCCTCTTATTTGTTGCAAAAAACAGAAATAGACCAGCCATTAATTGCATTTTATGATGCCCCGGAAACTGAGCTTTTCAACCCGGTGATAGCGCCCAATAAAAAGGGGCACGCCTGCATGTATTCGTTTTATAAAAAGTGGCTCGATGGCAAAACAGTAGTACTTACCAAAGACAATTTTGGCTGTGGTGGAGCATCTCATCACCTTTTTAATCAGCCGCTGCAATCGCATGAAGATTTCATTAAGTTTTTGGCCGACGACGAAGGACTGAAAGCAAATCATGCTTTAATGGATGAATGGATTCGCGAATCAAATGAGTATACACCCGATCATGAATTTGTGCTTTATGGACCATTAAAAGAAGAGGCGTACAAATATGTAAAAACAATTACTTTTTTGGTAAATCCGGACCAGCTAAGTATGCTTATGATTGGAGCACAATATTATGCCACCAAAAATGATCCTGAACCTGTTTTGGCACCTTTTGGCTCAGGATGCATGCAATCTGTATCGCTTTTCGAAGACTTAAATAAGCCACAAGCCGTTATAGGGGCCACCGATATGGCCATGCGACAATACCTGCCACCAAACCTGCTTGCTTTTACAGTAACCAAACCGATGTATGAAAATCTCTGCCGGCTCGATAAAGACAGTTTTTTGGAGAAAGGATTCATTAAACAATTGAAAAAAGTCCGGGCAAAGCAAAAGGGTGATGAATAAAGGTCGTAATACTAATAATTCACACCAAAAACAATCCCAACACTAAAATAAGCCATGTCACCGGAGAACAATTCGTCATCAACACCTGACAAAAAGCGATAACCACCCTTTGCGAATAAATCAAGCTGCGCAGGCAATGCGTGGCCGTAGAAAGTACGGTAGTTGAACTCTGCCAGTGTCCAACTAAACCTCAACCCCGGGCCATAAGACCTTGAACTGAATACATCTATAAAGGTATCATCGCCCTCGTAATTAAAATCAGGACTGTCTAATTCAGCATCGCCAAAAGAAAAATAAGGTGTAATGCGCATTGATTTTTTATCATAAACAGTATATCCCGCTTCAATGCTATAGTCATAAAAATAGAAGTCTTCATTTTCTTCAAAAGTTACCTGATTGGCATCAAGTTGTGCATCAACCGGGTAATTCAGCCCCAGATTACCAAACCCCACAGAAAAGTTCAAATAGACTTTTTCAATTTGAAAGGTTCCGCCAAAATAAAAACCCACATTCCAATCGAAGGTATTGCTGAGCTCACCAATTGGTATTAATGCCTGTGGGCCAAACTCACTGGCAATCATAAAATCAACATTTACAACCGGCAAATATCTGCCAATAAAATCATCATATTTCGTGCGCGGATAATATCTTTTAAATTTTTTCAGTGCTGATTCGTATTCCTTATTAACCCCTCCGGCTTCAATTAATTCGAGAAAAACATTAAGCATAGCTTTGTCGACTTCCGGCAAGGCTGAGGCTTTCAGGTCTTGTCTTATTTGCGGCACCTGATTTTGCAGCTCATAGAAATACTGATCAGTAAAATCTTTGACACCGGGATAAAGATCATTTCCAAACTTTTGCCTGCATTTTCTTGCATGCGCTATCCATAACTCCCATTGCCTTGAGAGCAGCAGCACATACAGCTCAGAAGAATAGGTATATAGATTAGTCTTACGGTCGGTAACACGCTCATTAATGTAGCCGTAAATTTCGGCAACTTTTCCCGGCCTTTCTTCTGCGGCATACTTCAGCATTAATGACTTTGCCTTATTGGCAAGCACGACCGTACTATCTTTGTAATTTTTTATTTCTCTTTCAATTTGTGCCAGTCCTATTGAGGAGTAAAAGCTCAAAACCAAAACTAAAGCAACGATTTTTCTCATAGCCTCTTCTTAAGATTAAATTA is a window of Salinivirga cyanobacteriivorans DNA encoding:
- a CDS encoding DUF169 domain-containing protein — translated: MKPDPSYLLQKTEIDQPLIAFYDAPETELFNPVIAPNKKGHACMYSFYKKWLDGKTVVLTKDNFGCGGASHHLFNQPLQSHEDFIKFLADDEGLKANHALMDEWIRESNEYTPDHEFVLYGPLKEEAYKYVKTITFLVNPDQLSMLMIGAQYYATKNDPEPVLAPFGSGCMQSVSLFEDLNKPQAVIGATDMAMRQYLPPNLLAFTVTKPMYENLCRLDKDSFLEKGFIKQLKKVRAKQKGDE
- a CDS encoding DUF302 domain-containing protein; translation: MKYYTEKIIKSDFDSAITKTQEALKNEGFGVLSEIKINEKLKEKLGVEFRKYTILGACNPPLAHEALQTENKIGTMLPCNVIVQEIGDNEVEVAAIDPFASMQVVDNEELSRIAKEVKEKLDTVIENL
- a CDS encoding autotransporter outer membrane beta-barrel domain-containing protein, translating into MRKIVALVLVLSFYSSIGLAQIEREIKNYKDSTVVLANKAKSLMLKYAAEERPGKVAEIYGYINERVTDRKTNLYTYSSELYVLLLSRQWELWIAHARKCRQKFGNDLYPGVKDFTDQYFYELQNQVPQIRQDLKASALPEVDKAMLNVFLELIEAGGVNKEYESALKKFKRYYPRTKYDDFIGRYLPVVNVDFMIASEFGPQALIPIGELSNTFDWNVGFYFGGTFQIEKVYLNFSVGFGNLGLNYPVDAQLDANQVTFEENEDFYFYDYSIEAGYTVYDKKSMRITPYFSFGDAELDSPDFNYEGDDTFIDVFSSRSYGPGLRFSWTLAEFNYRTFYGHALPAQLDLFAKGGYRFLSGVDDELFSGDMAYFSVGIVFGVNY